In Helianthus annuus cultivar XRQ/B chromosome 8, HanXRQr2.0-SUNRISE, whole genome shotgun sequence, a single genomic region encodes these proteins:
- the LOC110872614 gene encoding uncharacterized protein LOC110872614 isoform X1: protein MAAAARSFFRSTSVRNAAARISSEAKCKSPSPFQFSTTKPLSHRAVFRRCPVKMSSVCLETMQPFHTATASSLMTSMLTASSMGGYAWLPQGVDDTS, encoded by the exons ATGGCTGCCGCTGCCCGATCGTTTTTCCGGTCAACTTCAGTCCGCAATGCCGCTGCCAGAATCTCCTCAGAGGCCAAATGCAAATCCCCTTCTCCGTTTCAATTCTCTACGACGAAACCCCTTTCTCATCGTGCTGTTTTCAG AAGGTGTCCGGTTAAAATGAGCAGCGTTTGTTTGGAGACTATGCAACCGTTTCATACGGCTACTGCTTCTTCTTTGATGACCTCTATGCTCACTGCTTCGAGCATGGGTGGTTATGCTTGGCTTCCTCAAG GAGTTGATGATACTAGCTGA
- the LOC110872614 gene encoding protein NUCLEAR FUSION DEFECTIVE 6, mitochondrial isoform X2 produces the protein MAAAARSFFRSTSVRNAAARISSEAKCKSPSPFQFSTTKPLSHRAVFRRCPVKMSSVCLETMQPFHTATASSLMTSMLTASSMGGYAWLPQACNNDL, from the exons ATGGCTGCCGCTGCCCGATCGTTTTTCCGGTCAACTTCAGTCCGCAATGCCGCTGCCAGAATCTCCTCAGAGGCCAAATGCAAATCCCCTTCTCCGTTTCAATTCTCTACGACGAAACCCCTTTCTCATCGTGCTGTTTTCAG AAGGTGTCCGGTTAAAATGAGCAGCGTTTGTTTGGAGACTATGCAACCGTTTCATACGGCTACTGCTTCTTCTTTGATGACCTCTATGCTCACTGCTTCGAGCATGGGTGGTTATGCTTGGCTTCCTCAAG CTTGCAACAATGACTTGTGA
- the LOC110872611 gene encoding probable nucleoside diphosphate kinase 5 isoform X1, with amino-acid sequence MRRMNNNNNNLRFCFGDLILLAWLLSCCSRSLAIESELTLAIVKPDGISGNYSSSIRNIILQSGFTIQTQATLHLDEHTVTTFYAEHSTKTFFPSLIKYITSGPVLIMVLEKVNAIADWRTLIGPTDARKAKITHPDSIRAMCGEDLERNCVHGSDSRESAAREISFFFPHLLSGGTTLKHDEL; translated from the exons ATGCGGCgtatgaataataataataataatctccgTTTCTGCTTTGGGGACTTGATCCTTCTAGCTTGGCTGCTATCCTGCTGCAG CAGATCATTGGCAATTGAAAGTGAGTTGACCCTAGCAATAGTGAAGCCAGATGGGATCTCTGGTAATTACAGTAGCTCAATAAGGAACATTATTCTTCAATCTGGCTTCACCATTCAAACACAAGCTACCCTTCACCTCGATGAGCATACTGTCACTACATTTTACGCCGAGCATTCAACAAAGACTTTCTTTCCAAGCCTTATAAAATACATCACAAG TGGTCCAGTTTTGATAATGGTTCTGGAGAAAGTTAATGCCATCGCTGATTGGCGTACTCTTATTGGACCAACTGATGCTCGCAAGGCTAAAATCACTCATCCTGACAG TATAAGAGCTATGTGTGGGGAGGATTTAGAAAGAAACTGCGTTCATGGTTCAGACTCACGTGAGTCAGCTGCAAGGGAAATTTCATTTTTCTTCCCTCATTTACTTTCAG GAGGAACAACGCTGAAGCATGACGAACTCTAA
- the LOC110872614 gene encoding protein NUCLEAR FUSION DEFECTIVE 6, mitochondrial isoform X4, whose product MAAAARSFFRSTSVRNAAARISSEAKCKSPSPFQFSTTKPLSHRAVFRCPVKMSSVCLETMQPFHTATASSLMTSMLTASSMGGYAWLPQACNNDL is encoded by the exons ATGGCTGCCGCTGCCCGATCGTTTTTCCGGTCAACTTCAGTCCGCAATGCCGCTGCCAGAATCTCCTCAGAGGCCAAATGCAAATCCCCTTCTCCGTTTCAATTCTCTACGACGAAACCCCTTTCTCATCGTGCTGTTTTCAG GTGTCCGGTTAAAATGAGCAGCGTTTGTTTGGAGACTATGCAACCGTTTCATACGGCTACTGCTTCTTCTTTGATGACCTCTATGCTCACTGCTTCGAGCATGGGTGGTTATGCTTGGCTTCCTCAAG CTTGCAACAATGACTTGTGA
- the LOC110872614 gene encoding uncharacterized protein LOC110872614 isoform X3, with protein MAAAARSFFRSTSVRNAAARISSEAKCKSPSPFQFSTTKPLSHRAVFRCPVKMSSVCLETMQPFHTATASSLMTSMLTASSMGGYAWLPQGVDDTS; from the exons ATGGCTGCCGCTGCCCGATCGTTTTTCCGGTCAACTTCAGTCCGCAATGCCGCTGCCAGAATCTCCTCAGAGGCCAAATGCAAATCCCCTTCTCCGTTTCAATTCTCTACGACGAAACCCCTTTCTCATCGTGCTGTTTTCAG GTGTCCGGTTAAAATGAGCAGCGTTTGTTTGGAGACTATGCAACCGTTTCATACGGCTACTGCTTCTTCTTTGATGACCTCTATGCTCACTGCTTCGAGCATGGGTGGTTATGCTTGGCTTCCTCAAG GAGTTGATGATACTAGCTGA
- the LOC110872611 gene encoding probable nucleoside diphosphate kinase 5 isoform X2, translating into MRRMNNNNNNLRFCFGDLILLAWLLSCCRSLAIESELTLAIVKPDGISGNYSSSIRNIILQSGFTIQTQATLHLDEHTVTTFYAEHSTKTFFPSLIKYITSGPVLIMVLEKVNAIADWRTLIGPTDARKAKITHPDSIRAMCGEDLERNCVHGSDSRESAAREISFFFPHLLSGGTTLKHDEL; encoded by the exons ATGCGGCgtatgaataataataataataatctccgTTTCTGCTTTGGGGACTTGATCCTTCTAGCTTGGCTGCTATCCTGCTGCAG ATCATTGGCAATTGAAAGTGAGTTGACCCTAGCAATAGTGAAGCCAGATGGGATCTCTGGTAATTACAGTAGCTCAATAAGGAACATTATTCTTCAATCTGGCTTCACCATTCAAACACAAGCTACCCTTCACCTCGATGAGCATACTGTCACTACATTTTACGCCGAGCATTCAACAAAGACTTTCTTTCCAAGCCTTATAAAATACATCACAAG TGGTCCAGTTTTGATAATGGTTCTGGAGAAAGTTAATGCCATCGCTGATTGGCGTACTCTTATTGGACCAACTGATGCTCGCAAGGCTAAAATCACTCATCCTGACAG TATAAGAGCTATGTGTGGGGAGGATTTAGAAAGAAACTGCGTTCATGGTTCAGACTCACGTGAGTCAGCTGCAAGGGAAATTTCATTTTTCTTCCCTCATTTACTTTCAG GAGGAACAACGCTGAAGCATGACGAACTCTAA